One region of Lytechinus pictus isolate F3 Inbred chromosome 8, Lp3.0, whole genome shotgun sequence genomic DNA includes:
- the LOC129266840 gene encoding homeobox protein Hmx-like, giving the protein MPGQTDCVKNIENLRNERTPGFIAQNSELVSPGVTASHKRRKTEGDAELTSGMMGRNMTKISQPLEKPPGNHGNGKASSNAAFSIEKILSPACHSTDAVHVSAGPTEPAEITTPTGRPSLTPRAQAPGGNKRMRNNSDNTDGADESSADLMPADKWYDTLLWQQHQQLYQQRLAAASSLYHPQHFPTHHPVPENGIHPSFGPAMPGRMHPFNCLCAGQMMNDQPYFLLTPAGYSIPSPFEPDHHYSSLRYCRRRKARTVFTDYQIRGLEERFVHQQYLSTHERVELANVLFLTEAQVKTWFQNRRMKEKKLTRDSLHDGDADDDQCDDDEDAKLAFEEGDDVSDDSDNDGDPSKSGDTTNK; this is encoded by the exons ATGCCGGGCCAGACAGACTGTGTGAAAAATATCGAGAACCTACGAAATGAGAGAACTCCAGGATTTATAGCACAAAACTCCGAGTTGGTAAGCCCGGGTGTAACCGCGTCACACAAAAGGCGAAAGACAGAGGGTGATGCCGAACTGACCAGCGGAATGATGGGCCGCAACATGACGAAGATTAGTCAACCTTTGGAGAAACCACCTggtaaccatggcaacgggaAGGCATCTTCCAATGCCGCATTCTCTATAGAGAAGATACTGTCACCGGCTTGCCATTCCACTGATGCAGTTCATGTCTCTGCTGGGCCGACGGAACCGGCCGAAATAACCACACCGACCGGTCGACCATCTCTTACTCCTCGAGCTCAAGCTCCGGGAGGGAATAAACGAATGAGGAACAATTCAGATAACACAGACGGAGCCGATGAGTCGAGTGCCGATCTTATGCCCGCTGATAAGTGGTACGACACTTTACTCTGGCAACAACACCAACAACTTTACCAGCAACGTCTTGCAGCGGCTTCTTCGTTATATCATCCGCAACACTTTCCGACCCATCATCCAGTACCAGAGAACGGCATCCACCCATCCTTCGGCCCGGCGATGCCCGGGAGGATGCACCCCTTCAACTGCCTATGTGCAGGACAGATGATGAATGATCAACCATATTTCTTGTTAACGCCCG CGGGCTACAGCATACCCTCCCCATTCGAGCCCGACCACCACTACTCGTCGTTGCGCTATTGTCGACGTCGTAAGGCCCGCACCGTGTTCACTGATTACCAGATTCGGGGCCTGGAAGAGCGCTTCGTCCACCAACAATATCTATCTACCCATGAGCGAGTTGAACTGGCCAATGTTCTATTTCTTACAGAGGCAcag gtGAAGACTTGGTTCCAGAACAGGAGGATGAAGGAGAAGAAGCTAACCCGAGACTCCCTGCATGACGGCGATGCAGACGACGATCAATGTGATGATGACGAGGACGCCAAACTTGCATTTGAAGAGGGCGATGATGTCAGTGACGATTCAGACAACGATGGCGATCCGTCCAAGAGTGGGGATACCACTAACAAATGA